The Streptomyces rimosus genomic interval TCCGGGGCCAGGCCGGGGCCTTGGCCCAGGGTGAACTGCGCGTCCTCCAGCCGGGCACTGGTGTCGTTGCTGAACCACACCAGCTCCGAGTTCAGCGAGGCCGCTATGCCTTCCAGCTCCAGGGCGTCGGCGCACCGCTGCGCCCACCGGCGGCGTTCCTCGGCTTCGGCGGCCTGCGCCAGGCCGTCCAGCAGCTGGGGCAGAACACCCGCGTCCTCCATCGCGGCCTCCCTGCGACGATGGCGCGCCGACTCCGAAGGCGGTCACACGCCGTACCCGCAGAGTAGTGGCGCCGAAGCGCCGCGGAGCCTATCAACCGGAAAGTACCGTTCAAATCCGTATCGGAGCTGCTGTTCCAGGAGGTGACCGGACCCGAGGAGCAGAACAGCGTCGCCATCGCCTCGAACGGGTCGTCCTCGAAAAAGCACATCTTCCGGCGAATCCGTGCGAGGCGATGCCTGGACGGCACAGGTTCGATCCAGGTGATCGTGACTCCGAGGCGGACGTATCCTGCGGCTCGTGATGGCCATATTCGTGCTGGACGGCGCTTCGATTCGATCGCTGGATGACTTCTGGTGGGTTCTCATGGACGCGTTCGACAGCCCGGGACGCCAGTACTTCGGCCGGAACCTCGACGCCTTCGCGGACTGCCTCAGTGGCGGGCCCGGGGGGCCCGAAGCGGATGACTACGTCGTCGAGTGGCACGACCATGCCGTATCGCGCGAGCACCTCGGCTACCCGGAAACGGTACGTCAGTTGGAGCTTCGCCTGGCGCGGTGCCACCCTTCGAACCGGGCGGCTGTCGAAGCCAGGTTGGCCGCCGCCCACGACGGCCGCGGGCAGACCGTCTTCGACCAGCTCGTCGGGATCTTCGAGAGCCGTGCCCCAGGTGTTCTGCGCCTGCAGTAGCGGGATTGCTCGCGGCTCAGGGAGCCTCCCGGCATCGACGTGATCGGCGAGATGGACGAGGGCGGCCTGCGGGTCCATGCCGGAGGCCGTGGCCACGAGCTCAGGACCCATGGTTTGACGAGGTCGACCAGGCGGGTGCCGCGGACCTGGCCGCAACCCCGGTGGCTGCTTTGCACCCTGGGGCACGCATAGGACACCGGGGCCGTCCCGTGCGTTTCGACAGCAGCCCCTCGCCCCGAGAGAGCCGCTCCCCTTTGGCACCGGGCAGGCCGCTGACAGATGAATGATGCGGTGAGCACGAACGTTCGTGCGCCCCAGGGGCCGGGCTGGCGCCGCTACGCTGCTCGTGTGCTGCCCGTGGCGCCCTGCTGGCCGCAGAGCGCTGTTACCTGCCCGGCTGCTTCACGGTGGAGAGCGCATGTCCGACCGCCGGCACCGCCATCTGGCCGCCGTATCCCCAGGCCCGGCGGGCTTCCCCGGCCGCTGGCGGCTGTGCGGCTATGCGATCGGCGATGCCACGGTGCTCGAACTGCACGGTGAGTTCGACCCGGCCTCGCGAGCACCTTCTCGGCGCGCGGCCGTGTCATGGCGGTCATGGACGCTGCGGAGTCGGCCGTGCTGCTCGGCCTGCGTCCGGCCGCGTTCTTCGGCTGCTCCGGACTACGGTTACTGCTGTCCGCGCATCAGCGTCTTCGCACACGGAGCGGACGGCTGCGGGTGGTGTGCGACCGCGTACTGACACTGTGCCTGCTGCACGTCACCGGTATTGCGGCGGTGCTGCGGCCCGCTCCCACGGTTGCCGACGCCCTCACCCCTGTGGCCGCCGACGGGCTACCGGCCGGACGATGTTCGGGCTGTTGAGGCCACGCACTGTGCGGTTCGTACCCACCCAGTGTGGGCACGGATCCGCACCAGAAGTGAAGATCAACGCAGCTCCCCGGACCCTGGAGCGATCATGCCTCGACTGCCGTCCCGCCCGCAGGCGCTACGGGTGCACTGGACGATACGTCCGCTCGGCCTGCGCCTGAGCGGCGCCATCGACACCGCCACCCGCCCCGTGCTGGAGCAGTGCCTGCGGGAACTTGCGCAGCGGTTTCCCGGCCGGACCGTTCACCTTGACCTGACCCGCGTGACCCGGCTGGACCTGGTCGCGGCGGCGCTGGTGGTCGCCACCCGCGACCGGATACGACGCCGCGCCGGCGACCTGCGCCTGCATGTCGGCAATGGTGCGGTGCCGGCACCGATCGAGCTGCTGCCTTCGAGGGCGGCCCGCAAGTCGCCGCCTGGTCCGGTGAGGCAAGAGCGTGGTGGTTGAAGCGAGCCCGTAACGACCCTGCGGCATCGGCCGCCACGGGCGTCTGCGTAGCCATCACCGAGCAGGCATTTTCGGCGTACGGGTCGCCGTCAGCGCGCTTGGCGGCCTCGGCCCGGTCCTGACGGTTCGCGATCGGGGGGCCAGCCGGGGCGAGGAGAGCGGTTACGGTCGACGGGCTCGTAGGAGATCCGG includes:
- a CDS encoding STAS domain-containing protein, translating into MDAAESAVLLGLRPAAFFGCSGLRLLLSAHQRLRTRSGRLRVVCDRVLTLCLLHVTGIAAVLRPAPTVADALTPVAADGLPAGRCSGC
- a CDS encoding barstar family protein, which produces MMAIFVLDGASIRSLDDFWWVLMDAFDSPGRQYFGRNLDAFADCLSGGPGGPEADDYVVEWHDHAVSREHLGYPETVRQLELRLARCHPSNRAAVEARLAAAHDGRGQTVFDQLVGIFESRAPGVLRLQ
- a CDS encoding STAS domain-containing protein; its protein translation is MPRLPSRPQALRVHWTIRPLGLRLSGAIDTATRPVLEQCLRELAQRFPGRTVHLDLTRVTRLDLVAAALVVATRDRIRRRAGDLRLHVGNGAVPAPIELLPSRAARKSPPGPVRQERGG